CGGGGGCTGTCCAGCGAAGCGGGCGGGGATTTCCACCAGCGCTTTGTTGATGAGGACGGCCACGGGGTTCAGGTCAGAGGCGTAGGCCTTCAGGCCCAGGCGCTGGGCCTCGAGGGGGATGGTGCCCCCTCCGGCGAAGGGGTCCAGGACCGGGGGTGCCTTCTCCAGGAGGGCTTCGATGCGCTCCTTGTCCTTAGGGGAAGCGGGGGGTGCTTCCCCCAGGGCGCGGGCCAGGCTCCTGGCGATCTCGTAGCGGGCCTCCCGGATGACCCCGTTTTCCCCCTCGGCCCCCTCGGGGTCTTTGACCAGGTCCCAGTCCACCAGGCGCTCCATGAGGTCGAAGAGCCTTTGGCGCTCCCGCCGGGCCTCCTCCTCGGGCAGGTACTCCCCAGGGTCGTCCACCAGGCTGGCGAAGAGGACCGCCCGGGCCGAGGCCAGGGGCCGCCTGGCCCACCACAGGTGCAGGGTGGAGGGGTGGCCGTGGCGGATGGACTTCTCCCGAGCGGACTCCCGGTTGATGGCCTCGAGGGGTAGGGCAACCTCGATGAGCTTCTTCATGGACCTTTCTCCCTGTGAATGGCGAGGCGAAGGGGCTTATGATACAAAACCCCTCCTTTTTGTATCACAGCCTCCCCGGTGGGATACGGGCGTATCACAAGGCCACCACCTGCACCGCCTTGGCCAGAAGCTCCTTCAGGCTGTAGTTGACGCTGGTGGCCCCAAAGTCGGGCTCCCGCACGAAGGGGGTGGGAATGTAGTGGACCTTAAGGGCCTTTTCCCCGTCCGTCTCCACCACCGCCAGAAACCAGGCATCGGGCTTGTTGAGGGCGGTGAGGATCTGGGTGCGGGAAAGGGTTACCACCTCCGAGCCCGGACCCTTGCCCTTGACCTCAATGAAGCGGAGGGTGCCCTGGGGGGTGCGGGACTCCACGTCGTAGCCGGGCCAGCCAGGGGGCATCTCCTGGGGCTCGTGCCCTAAGCGGCGCTCCGTCAGGAGGACCGCCTCCACCGCCAGCCGCTCCAGGCGCCCTTGGGCTTCCGCCTCGGGGGGCGTTGCCTTTGGATCCAGGGGGGGCACCACCAGGACGGCTTGGGAGAGGCGGGGCGGGAGGGACTGGAGGTGCCGGGCCGCCTCCAGCTCCTGCTCCCGCCGCTTTAGACGCTCCTTGAGCTCGTCCGCCCTCCGGCGGGCGGCCTCTGCCCGGCCCGAGGCCCCCACCTTCCCCGCCTTGGCCCGCTCCGCCTCCTTAGCGGCCAGGCTGTCCCAGTGGTAAATCTCCGAAAGAAGCCGCTCCCGCACCGCCCGGAGGGTGCGGTCCACCTCGGCTTGGCGGAAGCGGCGCACCTCCTCGAGGTGCTCCCTGGCCAGCCTGGTGGCGGCGTAAGCCTCCGCCCGGGCCAGAAGCCCCGCCGCATCCCAGCCTTCCCAAAGCCTTAGGGCCTCGGCCCTTTCCTCCTCCGTGGCCGGGCGCAGGTCTAGGTAGGGGGCGGGCCCCTCCTCCCGCACCTCCCCCTCGGGGCTTAGGCTCACGTAGAGGAAGCGGCGGGAAACGGGGCCGCGGGCGTCCCGCACCTCGTGCTCCAGGGCCAGGAGGAGGCGGGGGGCCGTGGCCTCCTCGTCCACCAGGACCGTGCCCCGTTCCAGGTAGCCCCCCCACTCCCGGAGGACCGCCTCCAGGACCCCCTCCAAAAGGGGGTGCCCCGGCACCAGGAAATCGGCTACCGGCTTTCCGGGAAGGCTCACCCGGTCCTTGCGGAAGGTAACCCGCTCATAGCTCCGTAAGACCCCCGGCCTGGCCTCCCGCACCTTGGCGGGCACAAAGCTCACCTCCAACCGGCCTTCCTCCCGGGGATGGGCGGTGCCCCCAAGGGCCTCCAGGGCCTTTTGGAAGAAGCTTCCCAGGTAGTGGGGCTGGAGCCTTTTGGCCTCGGCCCGCTCCATGTCTAGGCGGAGCTCTTCCAGGCGTTTGGGGTCCAGGACCTCGGGGGCCAGGGCGTTTTGCAAAAGCCCTTCCAGCCTCTTCCGGTCCACCGCCCCCTCCACCTGGCGGAAGAGGCGGGCCCGCACCTCGGGGTCCTCCCCGTAGCGGATGGCCTCGAGGAGGAGTTCTCTAAGGGGCCTCTCCTGGAAAAGCCTGCCCAGCACGTCAAACACCCGCCCTCCCAGAGCTTGGGTGGCCTCCTCCAGCTTCTGGAGGAGGCGCAGGTAGACCTCGCCCTCCCGGGTGTTCTCCGCCACCAGGTTCCACATGTGGCAGACCTCCGTCTGGCCGATGCGGTGGATGCGGCCGAAGCGTTGCTCCAGCCGGGCGGGGTTCCAGGGGAGGTCGTAGTTGATGAGGAGGTGGGCCTGTTGCAGGTTCACCCCCTCCCCGGCGGCGTCCGTGGCCACCAGGATGAGGGCTTCCCGGTCCTGGGTGAAGCGGGCCTGGCGCAGGCGGCGCTCCTCCCGGGAAAGCCCCCCGTGGAGGCTCACCACCTGCTCGGGCCGCCCCAGGTAGGCCTGGAGGCGGCCTTCCAGGTAGTCCAGGGTGTCCTTGTGCTCGGTGAAGACGATGAGCTTGCGCCCGCGGATGCGCTCGTCCTCCAGAAGGGCCTGAAGCTCCTGCCACTTCCGGTCCTGCTGGCC
The DNA window shown above is from Thermus tengchongensis and carries:
- a CDS encoding helicase-related protein, which translates into the protein MALEAPLTPERVRPGVRLQGLLPGGSVTVEYVRPLGEALQVTYRDPQGRLGEALLYPEDLAGLRVEEASRFPLDAPGDLFRLAAEAKRIRLAYLFDPMMAVHTSLVEPLPHQIEAVYGHLLPRTPLRFLLADDPGAGKTIMAGLYIREMALRGALERCLVVAPGALVLQWQEELREKFRLDFRVFSRFTLETAQGNPFREHPLWIARLDGLARFPEVAAKALEVDWDLVVVDEAHKMSASYYGQEMKATRRYRLGQELSQRTKHFLLLTATPHRGKEEDFRLFLALLDPDRFLGKPRPGSPPPDAQGLWLRRQKEDLVRFDGTPLFPERRAYTVAYALSPEEMALYEAVTGYVREEMNRAEALEEGQRRTVGFALTLLQRRLASSPLAIHRSLERRRKRLEARREEVRRGLALAFPTLEEEDIEEKEEFPDEELEAAPEVLDQATAARTLKELEAEIATLRHLEAQAKTLLRGQQDRKWQELQALLEDERIRGRKLIVFTEHKDTLDYLEGRLQAYLGRPEQVVSLHGGLSREERRLRQARFTQDREALILVATDAAGEGVNLQQAHLLINYDLPWNPARLEQRFGRIHRIGQTEVCHMWNLVAENTREGEVYLRLLQKLEEATQALGGRVFDVLGRLFQERPLRELLLEAIRYGEDPEVRARLFRQVEGAVDRKRLEGLLQNALAPEVLDPKRLEELRLDMERAEAKRLQPHYLGSFFQKALEALGGTAHPREEGRLEVSFVPAKVREARPGVLRSYERVTFRKDRVSLPGKPVADFLVPGHPLLEGVLEAVLREWGGYLERGTVLVDEEATAPRLLLALEHEVRDARGPVSRRFLYVSLSPEGEVREEGPAPYLDLRPATEEERAEALRLWEGWDAAGLLARAEAYAATRLAREHLEEVRRFRQAEVDRTLRAVRERLLSEIYHWDSLAAKEAERAKAGKVGASGRAEAARRRADELKERLKRREQELEAARHLQSLPPRLSQAVLVVPPLDPKATPPEAEAQGRLERLAVEAVLLTERRLGHEPQEMPPGWPGYDVESRTPQGTLRFIEVKGKGPGSEVVTLSRTQILTALNKPDAWFLAVVETDGEKALKVHYIPTPFVREPDFGATSVNYSLKELLAKAVQVVAL